The genome window ACATTATACgtgtttttttatataactattttgctaaaatagttaggttttatctcattttttatctAGAACTAATACTGCAAAAGCCAAGTGTTGTAGCCTTAGTAAGTATGCATTGAGATGGAGTCTTCCAATGTGATTGAGGGAGATTGCCCCAGTATCTTATTACAGCATAGCGTTCTTAACTAGTGGCTTTATTAATGCATTGTAAAGTTAATGCTGCTGATTTGAATGTTTCACCTGCATTTACAAAGAAACTTCCTCAcaatttgaggttttttttttatttatatttgaattgatATAACTTTAAAGAGTGAATTGGAGGACTTATATGCATAATGCATGATTTAGGCTTGTTCCTGTATATTGCAGTTGCTGCAGGAGTTGGTTGGATTTGCATGGGCCAAATGTGCCAATTAGCACAATTTTAGcaatattttaggaaaaaacaaCCTTGACAAAGTTTATGTAGCacatttttgaaacttgagtttgacAAACTCTAGTTCCAAGCAAGTATGGGCTCCGCTGCTTGACGTGCCACACAAGCtgcttggaactcgagtttgtcaaacttgagttccaaaatgtgctacataactaaataactttgtCAAAGtgatttttcctaaaatattgCTAAAATTGTGCTATTTGGCAAATTTGGCCTATTTGCATGTATATATCTTGACTGTACTCAAGATGGCATAAATGTGTTTGTACATTGTTAAAAGGACGGAATTATAAAATGTTTGTATGAACTTGAATGAAGTGCATTCCATGATTTCAGTTGGTTAGGATTCAATATGTTAATAGTTAATTGGTTGGGCCATCTTGTGTtcccagaaatttttttttccagatcaAATATTGGAGTGATGCCAAGCAACTTTTTGTGCATATTTTTGGGGTCAAATGATGGTGATtgagaaaaatatgaaatttatagtgTAGCAGTTCCCCTTATCAAGAATGCtctagtgggttttttttttttcttttaattggaATCAAGTGTGATGGTATCTAAGAGTGGGCATTGCTCAGTAGTACCCATGTTAGAGGTGCAGTTGACAGCCATTAATGAGGACGTTAATTGAACACCAATTTTGCATACTCTTATTAGTTCCCCATGGTTAACAAATGGAAGTGGATTCATATTCAccctaattcttttattttatttattaaataacatTGACTGAATTTTCTGTTTGCATACTCTTATTAGTTCCCCATGGTTAACAAATGGAAGTGGATTCATATTCATTTtaatccttttattttatttattaaataatgttgACTGAATTTTCAGGTATTTAGCGTActatacttcttcttttttcttgcaGGGGAGCAATAGCGCAGCCTAGGCTTTTGGTTCCTGTTGTATTGGTCATGATCTATAACCGGTGGAACGGGTAAGTGCCTTTGGTTGCATCTCTGTTCGGAATGATGCTTCATCTGTTATTTTGAAGCAGATGGACTGCTTTCTCTGTAACCCAATTTATGTTTGTAGCAATGAGTTCTAGCTTAAATGGCACCTCCTCTCCTTATAAGACTAAGATGGAGGGTCAAGTCAAGGGTGCATATATAATTTACCAATTaagaaaattgtaatttttgacTAATTTTTAACTTGTTctacattttcttattttgcttCATTTTCACTGCACTTACTCGAGGCTTTGTTCTTCACATTTGTGGCCCTTCACAATGTCAATTTTCTGGCTTTTAAGcattaaattatcaatttcacTGGACCTTAGCTATCAAAGATAAAATACTCTCCGATTTGCAGTGATTTTAGTATTTAGTTTGCTTGTTAGCTTCTGTATCTTATGTAATATGTTTTTCCATGGATAACTTCAGTATTATTTTTCAGAGAATACTGTAAGCTGGTTTGCTATAGTCTGAGCATGAATTTAGCAACTATTCCTCTGACAAAGCTATTTTTTGGTATAGGATCCTTGTTCCAGAATATGGATATATGCAGTTAGAATTGATACCAATGTTAGTGGGGTTTTTCACTTACAAGATTGCAACTTTCTTTCAAGCTATAGAGGAGGCAATTGACATTGTTGGGGGAAAGAGCGAAGTTTAAGATAGATCCTCTTCATACATCCTTGGGAGTTCTATTACTTACCTGATGTTACAAAATTTCATGGCACAATTTTACAGCCAAATTCTTTCAACCTCATCTTATTGAGCTATATAGTTTGTATTTCCAACTTTTCAGAATTCAgataattaaagtaaaaaaaaaaaaaaaaagatttgcaCCAAATATCCCTAAAACTCATCCTCATCGGGCATGTTTATTGCTTTAGATTTAACTTGGTACTTTCataaatttgtatataaatttttcGTAATATACAATTAAACCTTGTCTGTTGATCAAAACGACTCCAAGATTTGCTACTATCATGTTCAGCGGAAATATTCTTATTAATCTTGATCTTCTTGATGATGTATGATATTAGCACTTGACAGATTTCAAAAAGTCATACCTACTATCCTATGTATCCAAAagctaaataaataaactaaccTTATCACATGCGCTTCATACGTACGATAaggctttatttttagcaaaaaaaatactgtgattttactatatatataattttcattttgagaatctaataatttataagtgaataaaataatttgaaaattaacaacAGAGTGGTTCTATTTTTCTTTGGCAATATTTTAGTTAAAGTTAGAGCTGCATTTTTACTAAACTGTCtcttagttttgtctctacttaaacataagaATGTAGAAGCCtttttgagctaaaaaataAGGAATCTAAACCGGAGAAATCCATTAAATAACAgtatacttatataaaaaaaaaattaaaaaaaaaatactaatctCATCACACGCGCTTTGAGCGTATGATAAAGGCTTtcttttttagccaaaagaaaatattgtgtttttattatatatataatttttattttaagaatttaatttataagtggataaagtaataaaaaatgatatgtttacaatatttttacaacaaatcctaagtgataagttgttactgattgttattgttgagTTAAAAATGTAATATCAatgctaaatttaaatttgaattaataacaactgtaaggacgcgattcgtggcggaccgtaacagtgtcgggttcgcacgtgaaaaggcccctaacaacatcatttgtagagcgtgggtttggaaggctaggccttgatcgataggcggtgggtttttcgcggtgttcgtaccagtttaagttttcctacactcctgagtctttctcctggaggtgggctgagaggctctggtttttggccatttttcccaaccccttctttaggttacttatttttccttttatactcgcctgcgtccactgtccttcgcccacgtatggggtcaacctttccaaaattgatacttgtcccatcagcccatattcaaaatcgttgggggtggttgtaaaagcctaaGACTGCGgatctgtcaggttcagagcattgaatggcagtgagagcagctttccctggatattttagatctttcgccctgatttcggtcctataccgtttttacccttcctttagggggggggggactttgggtctgccgaggactgagccgtcctcggcgatatccacaggctattttgtcgagcttgggccatagccctcctcggcttgggccttcggattttccccaggtagatgggcctggcccgtaaatcatttgggccccacaatagcccctcaaaacccggctgtccaacctcttggttggaaaggggggttttggtgatgccaaacctcttcctacggcccaatcaatttggccttttaataatgctggcggctcctcatctgtccaagaaacgcgccggtctatgaggcagccttttgatttcgcgcttgatgcgctcttatcgtttgggtatgccaaaacgtgcttttaatgaccactatttacgagactgctttaattcggcggtttgttttgatggggtggagaaacggaaccggcatgttcgtgttggcagattcctttagatatctgaacctattaaatgtctcccgctccaccctcagtataagaaggaaaggcggaggttattgtttttgtaaagaattcattctcatctttctgagatttgaaatatttggcctccccgagggttcattttacccactggtccacaaactaaatcgtgatacactttatcataacaacgagtgatgcaggagccaaacccctcccatagacgccatgttccaataaagctccttatggctcgatcgggacagggatggcgaagactcaaaatcaacctcacccttctttcaatcaaaatccgaagtagggactcgtcacgtcaaactttcggcatgactgagtcgagaacacccattatcagtacccaccgctctcctatgagcatacctagtatggctccagtgtgttgggagtcaggatcgaggccgGGACTAAgcgtctctacttcttcctctcttccttcactggagctattctccatctccctttcttagtcttcccagcaccagttccatcctggtgctttcacttctccctcttttgctcctttttctttcttttcatctcttctctcttcttctcctccttctttactcatgtcctccatcttcttcattcatctcttccatcttcttcattgatttcttccttactatttccctctccgccatttcttcccaaagaaggttcttatcattaTATGAGCAGTATCgaggcaaagattggagagactttgaaaacGAGTTTAGAAGACGCCTGGGAGTTTagttatctgtactacggatgtaactatcgcttaggcagttcgcattttgtataggctcgttcgagcccttctttgtacattgtaataatttttcgtattaataaaaatcgttgttattttatttcgcatgttttgtctctatgcttttttttcttttggatctacaaacgctgctcggcatattaatatagcatctaaatcaatgacggctaagaccaaaagatttgataataaaaagacgtcgtcataactttaatagaaatgcttgacataatagggccgatcagtgaagagtaatacttaccccatgctagccgaggagagaaacgaagacttgatgtcatgtaaggaataaccatttgaagatatagcgcccaccaaatgagcggccttTTTATATGACTTAGTGCTGGGGCTttccacccccttccttacacctttattggccttaaccttttatggtgtttaagccgtggatgaagtgacctgacatttttaccaagtaacccatcttacgggattcaaaccttttcttatccaagtatttggtttccccattggcttgagtccgaggaccatacaaggccttggttctgtccaaaacttgtaatttttataattttttgtacttggtttccccataggcttgggtccgaggaccatacaaggccttggttctgtccaaaacttgtaatttttataattttttgtacttggtttccccataggcttgggtccgaggaccatacaaggccttggttctgtccaaaacttgtaatttttataattttttgtacttggtttccccataggcttgggtccgaggaccatacaaggccttggttctggttttgtccctgggcccatatgctgaacgggcctgggccgcgaatttactgggcccacaaattaagaggtgtttccataacctttgatcacgcggtaccttttggcgtcccagtgttcgaggtgcaccctctcgagactcctttatcctcagggttgcagacgacgttggaaatcgagccagagacattttgtctgtagcgttccttgggacgctgcgcgaattaaatgccatcggtttacttctgggtataaatgggataggggatcactttacttgcacatgaactctcccgttcccttcagaactgtatttcttccatatccgcgatctctctttctagtgccactgccccaaagcaagatgtttgaggcttggatagggatgaaaggtctccgcgtgcttcagaggcaccgaatcctcaaggtgatatggtatcgacaaggatggcacagatttaagccagtcctccgccttgacaggaggaagatggtattcctccttcttttagtcaaaatccgaagcaggttctggtcatgccagatttttggtatgtcaaaaaaaggaatttccgccatcagcgccgtttgccttgtagcaggcaaatttttgcgagggcttcccaacttccggctccctacaccttttctgtagatggtgttagcctgaggtcaggtttcctgcaccttttctgtaccggtgcaggccccaagttgggttcttttgctgcctgagttatgggcgtgcaaaagcatggagggggaataaggtctcgaggcagtagccaacctctcctctgaactgcctcctcggctttatctttactctcttgtattcttcgttacttacgtagttagcttcgatgtaggttttgtttcagctttccattgtacactgtactgttcctttgtcttaataaaatatgtgtttatttctctatacatatctttcttctccgtaactactactttatgcatgaatattaaatatgagtttgcccttaatgatattctaggcagagaaaggccttaacacagattcctactagtttagacttacaaatattatcaaacataacaaggttagtcatcaaataaattaaactcttggaactaaccgggataacggctgaGTGCTACGCGATGCATACaagagcgatgtccgagtacgacaaactctaagtaattcgtccgagagggtagccgagtagcgaggggctttggttgtgcttctGGATAATATGTtacgccgtatcgcatcaacccctttgatattgggggatcagagggtggaccgaggaatccgcgcaatcaaggtattaacccatctgttaacgcggagctctcttcggatgaattttgaggtttatgtgccatagtttttttttttaaaatagttggttccccatccaggtagttggtttccccagaggcttgagtccgaggactatgcaatgccttggttctgtccaaaacctagttttcctcatccaggtagttggtttccccagagacttgagtccgaggactatacaatgccttggttctgtccaaaacctagttttccacatccaggtagttggtttccccagaggcttgagtccgtagaccatgcaatgccttggttctgtccaaaacctagttttccacatccaggtagttggtttccccagaggcttgagtccgaggactatgcaatgccttggttctgtccaaaacctgcCAGGTAAGaagtccaaaacctagttttccacatccaggtatcCTTGAGGACCATAGTTGGTTTCCATCCAGGTagagaggcttgagtccgaggactatgcaatgccttggttctgtccagaacctagttttccacatccaggtagttggtttccccagaggcttgagtccgtagaccatgcaatgccttggttctgtccaaaacctagttttccacatccaggtagttggttttcccagaggcttgagtccgaggactatgcaatgccttggttctgtccaaaacctagttttctctttgtgtgggatcttgactttaggggagttagctccgcagccaagcccctagagtttatccatacggttaacgttaccacgcgcctagtttgctctttactggggaccttggctttaagggagttagctcctcaaccaagcccctagtcaagaaacgtagtccgtaacagaactttgtactagaactctataaccaacggttagatataacgaagaaactctatcgacccacttcctataccaacacacaagcttttcccacagacggcgccaattgtaaggacgcgattcgtggcggaccgtaacagtgttgggttcgcacatgaaaaggcccctaacaacatcatttgtagagcgtgggtttggaaggctaggccttgatcgatagacggtgggtttttcgcggtgttcgtaccagtttaagttttcctacacccctggagtctttctcctggaggtgggctgggaggctctggtttttggccatttttcccaaccccttctttaggttacttatttttccttttatactcgcctgcgtccactgtccttcgcccacgtatggggtcaacctttccaaaattgatacttgtcccatcagcccatattcaaagtcgttggggtggttgtaaaagcctaaGACTGTGgatctgtcaggttcagagcattgaatggcagtgagagcagctttccctggatattttagatctttcgccctgatttcggtcctataccgtttttacccttccttcaggggggggactttgggtctgccgaggactgagccgtcctcggcgatatccacaggctattttgtcgagcttgggccataaccctcctcggcttgggccttcggattttccccaggtagatgggcctggcccgtaaatcatttgggccccacaacaactaaccacctataatttattgtaaaaatgttgtggaagagttagagttgcatttttactagattgtcatttagttttttttttttttttttttttttttttttttttttgagaaacaaacacacacatggGAGAGGGAAAGGGATTCTAAAAAtgtaagggtatttttgaactaaaaaataagGAATCCAAACAGGAGAAGCtgcttaaataaataaataaaaatcattgaGATGGATGAATACCAAAGTTGAGTAAGCATAATTAATCCTATTTAAGACAAAATCCagccaaaagaaaatttgtaatatttgaattatttggtCTTGTTACTTTGGATTTTCTTGGGATGAAAGCTACTCAACATTCCAGATTGGATCAAGATACCAGATTAATGAACTTTAATATTTCGTTCATATTCAGAAAGATCAATATATATCAGGTAAAGTGCGTCAAGAGTACAAGATTTAAGCGAAAActgagtattaaaaaaatttaaaaaaaaaattaaaaaagaaaaagaaaaagagagagaccaTAGACATCAAAAGGAAAACGAAAtcatattttctcattaaaaagcATAAGAATTACATAATTTCTCTGAGAAGATTGAAGAGAACTAGAATAGAAAAGCATTTACATATTCATCACCTAATTAAAGAAACTCTACTAAATTAAAACCCAGTAGCGTTCGTCACTCATCAGATGAATGACCAAAAGAATGGCACCATTAGACCCTTTTCTTTGTAACCCACATGCCATTGGTTTCACGATGAGGCCTCAAGCGAGAGAGTGGGTATAGAATCTCAACTCCATATGTGTCGAAGAACACATAGTAGTGATTGGAGCCTTGCTTCCCAGAAATCGTGCCGACCCACCAACCATCATTATCATAAGCATCAACCCCATCATATAGAGAAAACCCAGAAGCCGAAACCGTGCGTGGCATGGGCCTGACCTCGTCCGCAGAGACAATCTCAATGAGTGGCTGAGATTCATCGTCTTCTGATACCAAGTTCTTGTAGCGCACGGCATAGGATTGGTTGCCATAGTTGTTGATCACAGTGGCTGCGTAGTAAGAACCCACAAAACCAACTTGCTTGCTGCAAACTTCAACTTCATCACCCCTCAAGATCAACGCCATTCTTGAACCACACACGTACAGAATCACTTCTTGAAATATAGAGAGAACGTTGGAGAAACAGAGAAGTTGagagaattttaattaaatcaaGAATAGTAAGGATTGATGTGAATGGGAATAGACTGGACTGTGGTGGTATTTATAGATTTAATCAAGTCGGTGGTGTTCCCGTTGAGCTTAAGTCGGTTTAGCATTCGGTATTCCTATTGATACAAGGAAACATTCGagtatgttttgttttgtatttttaaaaacggtcccaaaaatgaaagaactctaaaaaaaataaataaataaatttgaatactAAATGAGGGGACTAGAGTGGATCAGTGGACTGGGgtttattcttatatatttaaaaagaaaaagtagagtcggttagttttttttttttttttttgagagtatAGTCGGTTAGTAGATTGTAAGGTGTGAATaatatttgaacttttaatcaaaaatataattagtaaTAATAAAGCATTGGAtacataataaatttcacaaaaattatataaacctataataattttatgtatgtatatatatatatatatattttgataattaaaaacaatcgtATCAAGAAGAAAGGAGAAACGGCCTAGACTCATTCCAATTACAAAATGTTGCCCAAGAAGTAATGTTATGGGCCAAAAAGTTTTAAGTTCCTCGAAACACAACAAAATTCCCAACTAGAGATGGATTTTAAAGAGACATTTATATTTAACATAACATAGACTAGGAAGTCAGGTGGAGGAACAACTAACAAAAGGGCTAAAAGAGCTACATTAACTTTAATATAACTTTTCCAAGAAGAGGAGTGTGCAAATAGGATTTCATCATTGTCTTTCCTACAAAAAACAGCTACCGTAGAGATGTGCGGTCGGATTGCTACATCAAAATTGATCTTGACCCAGCCTTGAGGAGGGTTTTTGAGAGCTTTTGAATTTAGGCATTTTGATCATCTTCAAAAAgacaatatataattatatcatGTCAATACTGAAGTATACAATATTTAAAACTTGATTGAAAAAATAGAAACCATAGCAAAAATTGGGTCCATGTTTAACACCAAACTaagaaaatttgtaatatttgaattatttggtGTTGTTGCCTTTGGATTGCTTGGGATGAAAGCTATctcttccaaaaattaaaaaagtttgtaatttGATCAAAATCTATTTTAAGTTTCCTTAATTAAAAGGAGTCAAGATACCAAAATAATGAGTTTTGGTAGTTCGTTCATCTTCAAAAAGACCAATATATATCATGTAAGTGCATCAAGATTTAAGCcaaaattgagtaaaaaaagagagatcaGAGACATTTAAAAGCAAAAGAATTAcatattttctaattaaaaagaaaaagtattacATATTTTTCGCGAGAAGATTGAAAATTATCTCACTAGAAAAGCATTTACATTCAAAAAGCCCCTATAATAAGATTATCTCCATAAGTTAAATTCACCTAAAGATACTCCCAAATTAATAACCCAAAATTATGGCAAAATTATCTCAAGTTTAATTATACATTAACATAAAGAAACTCTCCtaaattaaaacccaaaattattcaattcaaCAGATGAGAGACCAATAAAAAGAATGGCACCAATTTGAATCACACCCTTTTAAAATGTTTTAGCATGCACAACTGCTCGGATAAAACAGCATAAGCCCCTAAATTTGGCCAACGAACCCAAAATAATCAGCTCATGCATTCACTTTGCAAAATAAGATTTTGCTCTAGTGCTTTCAAAATTTAGGAGACACAGTAAGTTTGTAACttatataaaacaatttttttttacattaaccAAGGATAAAGAAAGAGAGTAGATGTTAGTtgttgtgtttaaaaaaaaaaaaaactaaaggttGGTTTGGATTAGCGTCTACGTTTCAGCCCCTTTTTTTTACTAACCCAGTGCCTCTTGCAAGAAGGtaagtgaacagtaattttcttGTGAacaataatctaaaaaatatttttttattgttttcagtaaaataagttgtatccagaCGCACActaagaaaatcaagaaaaatttataGCCCTTACTCTAGGTCATGTTCTTCACATTTGTAGCCCTTCACAATGACACAATTTTCTGGCTTTTAACCATCAAGATTATCAATTTCACTGGACCTTGGCTCTCAAAGATGAAATGCTCTCCGATTTGAAGTGATTTTAGTATTTAGTTTGCATCTTAGCTTTTGTATCCAATGTAATATGATTTTCATGGATAacttcattataattttttagagaaCATTGTAAGGTGGTTTGCTATGAGCATGAGTGTAGCAACTATACCTCTGCCAATACTGTTTTTAGGAGTAGGATCTTTGTTCCAGAATTTGGATATATACAGTCAGAATTGATACCAATGTTAGTGGAGTTTTTCACTTACAAGATTGCAACTTTCTTTCAAGCCATAGAGGAGGCAATTAGCATTGTTAAGGGAAAGAGCGAAGTTTAAGATAAATCCTCTTCATACATCCTTGGAAGTTCTATTACTTAATTGATGTTACAAAATTTCAGGCACAATTTTACAGTCAAATTCTTTCAACCTCATCTTATTGAGCTATATAATTTGTATTTCCAACTTTTCAAAATTCAGATaattagggtctgtttggattgaacttattgttactgaaactgaaaactaaaaatactgtaacaaaataatttttaaatgggtaaatagtaccgtgggatccatttttaatattttttatgaataaagtggttgtgagtcccatgaacagtacataaacagtactgctacagtgtTAATTGTCCCCTCCTTTCTGCAAAACGcgtgaaatgaaaaaaaaaaaaaaaaaaaaaaaaaaaaaaaaagcagacgCAAGtttcagccgaatccaaacgGCACCTCAATGGGAAAACAAAATGGATTTGGAcctgttggtgcaaacacaataataatggaaataacacaatgagaaactgaatagtacttctgaatattattaattcaatgagaaaaattacacaacactatttggactgaggcgcggcactcgctctctttaaggagattcaagcccgtggttggctaaactttgtaaccggtgcaaaccttctctgacttgtctcccccaggatataacagcccaacaaatgttgtatggctagaacaacttctgcacaaagtgttcaagcccaaagctccaccagaagAACACCTTTCTTTGGCCTAAAATCTCTCAAGTATTTAggaatattattgaattcactctctcacacaatacactttgctttttactattttcttcattcactcttgatatgagattagtccatagcatagctgtatatatagtcttccaacccttcacataacctacatgttatttattaatttagaaaacttctcttaatttatttaatctaacttacatacaagtaactctttctttaacaactctttctttaacaacttttattataactcatctctttattcatcttcagttattttgagttttaaaatatttaatttaaaatgtactaacattcccccactcattttaatattaaatttggaAAATGAGAGATTACCGGGCAAAGAGGGATTATtatgcatcatgaaggtgtgctctacattgaaccttcacttagtgAAACAACAATCTCTACTCCAGAGTCAGTAGTGGTCTCCGACTTGAACTATGACTACTTAAgggaaataaaatattgatgctCACACATAATGATCcaggtgttgacatgagcttttatagctagcactttacGGCCGTGTGCTGATCCCGGTttcatgagtgtatttgagattaagtccaaatctcatagggagcggccccacccccacactcacataggtgaaattttgtcaagggtgctcctgtaattctgacaccccactcatacgagct of Quercus lobata isolate SW786 chromosome 8, ValleyOak3.0 Primary Assembly, whole genome shotgun sequence contains these proteins:
- the LOC115956045 gene encoding protein AGENET DOMAIN (AGD)-CONTAINING P1-like, giving the protein MALILRGDEVEVCSKQVGFVGSYYAATVINNYGNQSYAVRYKNLVSEDDESQPLIEIVSADEVRPMPRTVSASGFSLYDGVDAYDNDGWWVGTISGKQGSNHYYVFFDTYGVEILYPLSRLRPHRETNGMWVTKKRV